The following is a genomic window from Patagioenas fasciata isolate bPatFas1 chromosome 1, bPatFas1.hap1, whole genome shotgun sequence.
ACTATACACAACTATGCTGGTTGTCCTTCCCACGTGTCCCCTTTCAATTTAGCCATTtcctttagaatgagaataaccAATCTTATCTATTGGCACCCTAAAAGTAATGAAGTAATATGTGTAATCTTCCAGGAGGATATCTCAGTGCaggaatttatttttcagttcattGCCTGCAGTGTGGTTCTTTTCAAAAACACGAGGGCAGAGCAATCTTTTCCATGCTAACAGTTAAAAaacctctgttttgttttgttttgttttttgagatAGGTCGAACATTTGTAGAGTTGTGTGTCTGATTCCTAACTCTGATAAGTTCGTTTATGTTGTAGATCAACATCAGCTTTCTGCTAAGACAGAAACACATGAGGTGTCAAATACCAATTCTACAAGTCTTCAACAAGGTAAGCCTGATCTTGTTGAGGAGCAAGATGCTAAAACCACTTTCAACCCTGACAAACATGCTGATGAACTCATGAAAGTGCCCGATGAATCTGTATCAAAAGTTTTAGATTGGTTTCAAAGAAGTTCTGGTACTGAAGATAGGAACCATGTACCAGCTAGATCCCAAGGCAGGGAACACATGGAAGAAGTGGGCTTCTCAACCAGAACAGGAGCTCTTCCTACAGAACATGGAGGGCCTGGCCTGGATGGAAAAACAGAAGTTAAGGAAGAGTTACTGTTTGGAAAGATTAAACAACAGAACAGCATTTCATCTACATCATTTATTTCAGAAGATACGCAACTGATAAAACAGAGGATGAAACctaagaaagaggaagagaatgagGAGAAACATGACAAATCACTAACTGAATTTGACTGTATTAGagttgaagaaaaagaaagtggtCAAGAAATcaagcaacaaaataaaaaatcaaatctTGTGGAATATCAGGGACACAAGCTACTAGCTCAGAAACACAAATCAGAGAAGGCAGTGCAAGAAAAAGGAAGACTAAGGGAGATCAGAGCATTTTGGGAAGGGGATAAAACTATCCCCGGTCATAGAGAGAAAGAAGTCAGTGTCAATACAAATGCACCAGGTAATGGTGTATTGAAGGGTCTCAGAGAAAGTGAGAAAATAAACCCAGCTGCCATATACCTACCTAATGGATCAGATGATCAAAGCAAGAATATGTTAAGAAGTGCTGAACTAAGTTGTGCAAGCCAGGCTTTAAGAAATGAACATCAAAACTCTTTTGAGTTTGGAGCAGGCCATGCAGTTGAAAGGCCAGAAAGAACACTTCCATCTGATGAGGAAGTTCATGAATATGCAGAATTGCCAAAAGCCAGTAACTTGCAGCCAAGTGTTGGTGCCACTTCAGCTTCTCCCAAAATCAAAGACAAAGATGAAAAGGAAACACCTAAAGGAAGACTTACCGCTTGTTCCCAGCAGAAGCCCAGCTTCCAGGTtttgtctttaaaagaaaaaatgaatgagAAGTCCAAGAATCAAATTTCAGATCCTTCACAGTTCCAGAGTCTGAGAAACTTCTGGGATACCAGAGTTAAATTACAGAGTAGCATTGATAGGGGAGGTGTTTCTTTGCCAAATAATACTAGTTCAAGAACCTATGAAAGAAAATCAAAGGAAGATAAAAAAAGCAGAGATAATGTGAACAAGCAAGAGTTAATTGAACAACAAACCCCAAcatcagagacagaaaaaaaccagAAACTAGATTCTGGGGTATGTGAACTGCCTCTAGGATCTCCTACCCTGAAAGGCCTCGATGTGAAACGCATAAAGAATCCAGACTCTGTCCTGCAGGACAGAAAACCAGTTATCTCAAACCCCCAGGAAAAGATGGGTCCTCCAGAGCAAGAAGTTAAAGAATGTGCAGAAAAAGGTATTGTTTTATCAAAAGAACAACATGTTTCCTTGCAGTTACTCCAGTCACCTGGTGATAAAGATGCTTTaaaggagacagcagtagatgATTGGGTATGTTTAGCTACAAAAAAAGTGGAGAACAAAGCTGCTCCATTAGATATCAGTCTTCCTAAAGAGGAAGTTGCTGAAACTGTGGGTAAGGTGGTTCTACCTAAAGCTGAGCTTGATGTATTTAAATTGGGCCTAAAGAAGTTAAAAGAGGAAGCCTTTGAGATGCCATCTAGCTTGAGCCTacaagaaaacattttgaaagggACAGTTTCTCACTCAAATCCATGCAACATCTCTGAAAAAACAGGAGAACAGAGCCATGACGCTTCTGCTGTTGATCAAGAAGAAGAAATAAGCAAAAGCACAGGGAAAGTGAATGTGCCATCAAAAGATGagcatgaaaacagaaaaagcctCAGGGAACTGATTAGGGAATTTGAACCTTTCCGTCTACGACATCGTATAGTAGACAAGGATGATACACTTGAGGGTTCTCAGAGGCCTCAAAATGGtttgcagaacctgctcagaGAGAACTTTGCATCTCAACCTTCTGAATATAGAAGGGTGGGAATGAAAACATCCAATGACAAAAATAGCATATCACAAAGTAATTGTGTAGAATCAACACACCAAGAAGATATCGGTCATCCTGAAGAGGTCAGAGAGACCACAGAAAGGTCTGTTGCCTCACCCAAGTTCAGTGGCTTGAATTCTGCTTTAGAGAAGCTGCTCAAGGAGACCTCTGAAATGCCACCTCCTAAACCAAAGCGTGCTTTTAACACAGTACAGACAGCTCCTGAGATGGAAATTAAAGGCATGACCTATGAGAATGATGGAGAGTTTCTGCAGGAAATTGGTGAGATCATAGAAAAGTCTGTTGCCCCATCCAGGGTCAGTGGCTTGAGTTCTGCTTTGGAGAAACTGCTGAAGGAGGCCTCTGAAACACCACCTCCAAAACCAAAACGTGCCTTTAACACAGTACAGAGAACTGCTGAGATGGAAATTAAAAGCATGACCTATGAGCACGGTGGAGACTTGCCACAGGAAATTGATGAGACCATAGAAAAATCTGTTGCCCCATCCAAGGTCAGTGGCTTGAGTTCTGCTTTggagaagctgctgaaggaggtCTCTGAAGTGCCACCTCGTAAGCCAAAACAGGCTGACAGCACAGTACAGAGAGCTGCTGAGATGGAAATTAAAGGTATGACCTATGGGCATGATGAAGAGTTGCTGCAGGAAATCACAGAGACCATAGAAAAGTCTGTTGCCCCATCCAAGGTCAGTGGCTTGAGTTCTGCTTTggagaagctgctgaaggaggtCTCTGAAACATCACCACCTAAACCAAAACATGCTATTAACACGGTACAGAGAGCTGCTGAGATGGAAATTAAAAGCATGACCTATGAACACGATGGAGACTTGCCCCAGGTAGTTGGTGAGACCATAGAAAAGTCTGTTGCCCCATCCAAGGTCAGTGGCTTGAGTTCTGCTTTagagaagctgctgaaggaggcCTCTGAAACATCACCACCTAAACCAAAACATGCTATTAACACAATACAGAGAGCTGCTGAGATGGAAATTAAAAGCATGACCTATGAGCACGATGGAGACTCACCACAGGAAATCAGAGAGACCATAGGAAGATCTGCAGTGTCCAAGGCTGAATGTGGAGTGTTTGATGTTAATTTGCAGAAGCTCCTGAAAGAGGTCTCTGAAACAACAGCTTCTATACTGAAAAATATGGATAAGAAAATGGAAGGTAAAATACAGACTAGTCAAAGTGTGCATGCTGCACACCAACAAGAGAGAGATCATCCTCAAGAAATACAAGAAACAGTAGAAAAAACTTCTGTTTCAAATATTGCAAAATTCGGTGAATTCAGGTGCTCTTTAGAAAATCTTACTCGAGAAGCATCTGAAATTTCATCTCCAATACCCAAAGAGTCACATAAACAAGAAAGGTTTGGGGATCTTAAAGTGTTTCCATCACAAAAAGAGACTCTACTTATGGCAATGTCACAGCCATATAACGCTTTCAGTAGCTACCATACGGAGATGAAGACAACTATCAAAGGGGGAGTTCCAGAACAAAATATCGAAACTTCAATACATGATCCTGCAGTAACTGAAACTGAAGATTCTGATTTTCCTAAAAGAAACGGGGCTAATAATAAAGTAGAaaagagaaacacagctccaGTCAATCTCTCTCTCTTGGAAGGAGATAACAATATGATTGTGATCAAGCCATTCAAGataaatgaaaaaggaagaagagatgaaAGCCCATCCTTGGATGACtctgaaaataattcagaatttaaAGCACTGTTGAAATTCAGAAGAGCGAGCACACCACTTGCAGATGGGAACAACTCCCCCCAGCCAGAAGCAGCTCAACTCTCCCTAATGTTTCAGTGTGAGGATAATGATGAAGAGGAAGGGGACGGCTCCAATTTGGGATCCAGGTTTTCAGATGAAAACTCTGATTCCCTCTCTGGAACACGAAGTTCAATCTGTGAGCTGTTTGATTTCTAAAATTCATGGGGCTGGGTTGTTAAATATGGCTGCAATTTTTTGGTAGCCAACttaaaatatgacaaccaaaagtCTGTGTGgtacttattttttaattgaatccTTTGGATATTAGTTTGTGAAGGATGGCAAGAACCAATTAAGTCCTTTAATTGGAAAGTGTTTGACAAACACGTGCTACACTTGGGTAAGCCTTTTTGGTAAGGGGAATTTAGCAGCATGAATGAATCGCATCAGTCTTTGTGGTTTaatcttttcttcttcccctgtGATATTACCTTCAAATTAATAACATTGTAACACCCCAAActtggtatttattttaaatatcctggattaaaagaggaaaaaaaatggctgACTGATTTCATTTTTTAGTTTGACCAGTTAGGCTTCAAAGTTAAATTCTTACAAGTGGAATGGCTGATTATAAAGACAATAACAGTATTCTGTGCTATTTAATTTAGCATTGCTGCCCGTTGCACTAGGAAGTGGCCATATAAATGAAGTGGCCTGGTTACCAGGATTCTCATTATTTGCTTGAATGGCAGCTGTGGTCAATGTACCGTGTATGACTGTCACTGAAGAGCTTAAGGCAGAGGAGATAATGTAACCTTTTTAATTTGCTCCTGAGAGACTGAGAATGTTTTCTTCACCAGGAGATTCTGAAAAATGTCTGGAGTTTCCAGCACCTGTTAACTTAAGTTTTGAGCCTATTTTGAAAGTGAGATTCCAACAGAGGTCAGTGAAAACTCAaaacaaatgaggaaaaatgAAACCTAATTTGTTTTTACCCCTAATGTTGCTGCCTATAAGGCCTGGTTGCTCTGCTGATGGTGATGAAAGTCTAAAGTGGTTGTTGCTGAAATGTTGAAAGAAAGTgaatttcactggggagaaaataCAGTGGACAAATTTACGCAGAAAGAAAAACCAAAGCTATTACCTGTTT
Proteins encoded in this region:
- the SYTL2 gene encoding synaptotagmin-like protein 2 isoform X1, producing the protein MIDLSFLTEEEQEAIMKVLQRDAELKRAEEERVRHLPEKVKDDVQLKNMSGQWFYEAKSKRHKDKIHGADIIRASMRRKPATLAEVSQNKSNKAKNSWVSNVNREVFVPPELHGIKEHQEEQLKSSSSSKPTISVLDKPGERAMKAAASPLKQRRNPFNFTASGDNLNSGEAENRPAILPQLSNKEILSPSKESEPKPNSVNDETEKHKKPSAEPAAESQKGLLKRPVPKARKLIHKATDPVSQREDHVPKPAERTERINGVGTPPRGILKRSSSSSSTDSEVRVSQMLDVQKKNGLPTATIFEGEAEKNSLTEEAEDSTQISLEKLKQVRFSSSTGKGEPLQSPQPHRGREKGEFDLLESDEIKSSRNGAIRTDSLGNKQISAVKPLGTHSSALQVKPIDGLPGDTSVSRPRDANRTVSLADETLQTETVTPKKLATPRKASSNILPNSNNELSVDETRENKANKLLSQESKSHKNFTDQHQLSAKTETHEVSNTNSTSLQQGKPDLVEEQDAKTTFNPDKHADELMKVPDESVSKVLDWFQRSSGTEDRNHVPARSQGREHMEEVGFSTRTGALPTEHGGPGLDGKTEVKEELLFGKIKQQNSISSTSFISEDTQLIKQRMKPKKEEENEEKHDKSLTEFDCIRVEEKESGQEIKQQNKKSNLVEYQGHKLLAQKHKSEKAVQEKGRLREIRAFWEGDKTIPGHREKEVSVNTNAPGNGVLKGLRESEKINPAAIYLPNGSDDQSKNMLRSAELSCASQALRNEHQNSFEFGAGHAVERPERTLPSDEEVHEYAELPKASNLQPSVGATSASPKIKDKDEKETPKGRLTACSQQKPSFQVLSLKEKMNEKSKNQISDPSQFQSLRNFWDTRVKLQSSIDRGGVSLPNNTSSRTYERKSKEDKKSRDNVNKQELIEQQTPTSETEKNQKLDSGVCELPLGSPTLKGLDVKRIKNPDSVLQDRKPVISNPQEKMGPPEQEVKECAEKGIVLSKEQHVSLQLLQSPGDKDALKETAVDDWVCLATKKVENKAAPLDISLPKEEVAETVGKVVLPKAELDVFKLGLKKLKEEAFEMPSSLSLQENILKGTVSHSNPCNISEKTGEQSHDASAVDQEEEISKSTGKVNVPSKDEHENRKSLRELIREFEPFRLRHRIVDKDDTLEGSQRPQNGLQNLLRENFASQPSEYRRVGMKTSNDKNSISQSNCVESTHQEDIGHPEEVRETTERSVASPKFSGLNSALEKLLKETSEMPPPKPKRAFNTVQTAPEMEIKGMTYENDGEFLQEIGEIIEKSVAPSRVSGLSSALEKLLKEASETPPPKPKRAFNTVQRTAEMEIKSMTYEHGGDLPQEIDETIEKSVAPSKVSGLSSALEKLLKEVSEVPPRKPKQADSTVQRAAEMEIKGMTYGHDEELLQEITETIEKSVAPSKVSGLSSALEKLLKEVSETSPPKPKHAINTVQRAAEMEIKSMTYEHDGDLPQVVGETIEKSVAPSKVSGLSSALEKLLKEASETSPPKPKHAINTIQRAAEMEIKSMTYEHDGDSPQEIRETIGRSAVSKAECGVFDVNLQKLLKEVSETTASILKNMDKKMEGKIQTSQSVHAAHQQERDHPQEIQETVEKTSVSNIAKFGEFRCSLENLTREASEISSPIPKESHKQERFGDLKVFPSQKETLLMAMSQPYNAFSSYHTEMKTTIKGGVPEQNIETSIHDPAVTETEDSDFPKRNGANNKVEKRNTAPVNLSLLEGDNNMIVIKPFKINEKGRRDESPSLDDSENNSEFKALLKFRRASTPLADGNNSPQPEAAQLSLMFQCEDNDEEEGDGSNLGSRFSDENSDSLSGTRSSICSEEELNPVLMALKRSADRKMPSKSLEDIPSATSNKGKVNNPKEELALSAEDGPKPDQHQERSKNAAGISTVPSQPKKLFSNPEKLKGLSKSVPSFLQEESDDRETDTASESSSSLRRIKKSPSSLTNLSGSSGMASLSSVSGSLMSIYSADFGNVDVKGNIQFAIDYVEQLNELHVLICQCRDLAVADVKRQRSDPYVKTYLLPEKYKLGKRKTSVKKKTFNPVYNEILRYKIEKSLLKNQSLNISVWHNDTFGRNSFLGEVELDLGTWDWSDNSNKQINWFPLKPRTSTMAPELENRGIMKLALQYVPHPVGGKKAPSTGEVHIWVKECRDLPLLRGNRLNSFVKCTILPDTSRKSRQKTRTVAKTTNPVFNHTMVYDGFRPEDLREACVELTVWDHNKLANHFLGGLRIGLGTGKSYGTTVDWMDSTSDETGLWEKMMNSPNTWIEDTLPLRMLMVAKLTK
- the SYTL2 gene encoding synaptotagmin-like protein 2 isoform X6; the protein is MIDLSFLTEEEQEAIMKVLQRDAELKRAEEERVRHLPEKVKDDVQLKNMSGQWFYEAKSKRHKDKIHGADIIRASMRRKPATLAEVSQNKSNKAKNSWVSNVNREVFVPPELHGIKEHQEEQLKSSSSSKPTISVLDKPGERAMKAAASPLKQRRNPFNFTASGDNLNSGEAENRPAILPQLSNKEILSPSKESEPKPNSVNDETEKHKKPSAEPAAESQKGLLKRPVPKARKLIHKATDPVSQREDHVPKPAERTERINGVGTPPRGILKRSSSSSSTDSEVRVSQMLDVQKKNGLPTATIFEGEAEKNSLTEEAEDSTQISLEKLKQVRFSSSTGKGEPLQSPQPHRGREKGEFDLLESDEIKSSRNGAIRTDSLGNKQISAVKPLGTHSSALQVKPIDGLPGDTSVSRPRDANRTVSLADETLQTETVTPKKLATPRKASSNILPNSNNELSVDETRENKANKLLSQESKSHKNFTDQHQLSAKTETHEVSNTNSTSLQQGKPDLVEEQDAKTTFNPDKHADELMKVPDESVSKVLDWFQRSSGTEDRNHVPARSQGREHMEEVGFSTRTGALPTEHGGPGLDGKTEVKEELLFGKIKQQNSISSTSFISEDTQLIKQRMKPKKEEENEEKHDKSLTEFDCIRVEEKESGQEIKQQNKKSNLVEYQGHKLLAQKHKSEKAVQEKGRLREIRAFWEGDKTIPGHREKEVSVNTNAPGNGVLKGLRESEKINPAAIYLPNGSDDQSKNMLRSAELSCASQALRNEHQNSFEFGAGHAVERPERTLPSDEEVHEYAELPKASNLQPSVGATSASPKIKDKDEKETPKGRLTACSQQKPSFQVLSLKEKMNEKSKNQISDPSQFQSLRNFWDTRVKLQSSIDRGGVSLPNNTSSRTYERKSKEDKKSRDNVNKQELIEQQTPTSETEKNQKLDSGVCELPLGSPTLKGLDVKRIKNPDSVLQDRKPVISNPQEKMGPPEQEVKECAEKGIVLSKEQHVSLQLLQSPGDKDALKETAVDDWVCLATKKVENKAAPLDISLPKEEVAETVGKVVLPKAELDVFKLGLKKLKEEAFEMPSSLSLQENILKGTVSHSNPCNISEKTGEQSHDASAVDQEEEISKSTGKVNVPSKDEHENRKSLRELIREFEPFRLRHRIVDKDDTLEGSQRPQNGLQNLLRENFASQPSEYRRVGMKTSNDKNSISQSNCVESTHQEDIGHPEEVRETTERSVASPKFSGLNSALEKLLKETSEMPPPKPKRAFNTVQTAPEMEIKGMTYENDGEFLQEIGEIIEKSVAPSRVSGLSSALEKLLKEASETPPPKPKRAFNTVQRTAEMEIKSMTYEHGGDLPQEIDETIEKSVAPSKVSGLSSALEKLLKEVSEVPPRKPKQADSTVQRAAEMEIKGMTYGHDEELLQEITETIEKSVAPSKVSGLSSALEKLLKEVSETSPPKPKHAINTVQRAAEMEIKSMTYEHDGDLPQVVGETIEKSVAPSKVSGLSSALEKLLKEASETSPPKPKHAINTIQRAAEMEIKSMTYEHDGDSPQEIRETIGRSAVSKAECGVFDVNLQKLLKEVSETTASILKNMDKKMEGKIQTSQSVHAAHQQERDHPQEIQETVEKTSVSNIAKFGEFRCSLENLTREASEISSPIPKESHKQERFGDLKVFPSQKETLLMAMSQPYNAFSSYHTEMKTTIKGGVPEQNIETSIHDPAVTETEDSDFPKRNGANNKVEKRNTAPVNLSLLEGDNNMIVIKPFKINEKGRRDESPSLDDSENNSEFKALLKFRRASTPLADGNNSPQPEAAQLSLMFQCEDNDEEEGDGSNLGSRFSDENSDSLSGTRSSICSEEELNPVLMALKRSADRKMPSKSLEDIPSATSNKGKVNNPKEELALSAEDGPKPDQHQERSKNAAGISTVPSQPKKLFSNPEKLKGLSKSVPSFLQEESDDRETDTASESSSSLRRIKKSPSSLTNLSGSSGMASLSSVCKPKPCFNGTLLLLISSVLFQYTSCLSSLGISVSSFPSSVM
- the SYTL2 gene encoding synaptotagmin-like protein 2 isoform X5, with product MKAAASPLKQRRNPFNFTASGDNLNSGEAENRPAILPQLSNKEILSPSKESEPKPNSVNDETEKHKKPSAEPAAESQKGLLKRPVPKARKLIHKATDPVSQREDHVPKPAERTERINGVGTPPRGILKRSSSSSSTDSEVRVSQMLDVQKKNGLPTATIFEGEAEKNSLTEEAEDSTQISLEKLKQVRFSSSTGKGEPLQSPQPHRGREKGEFDLLESDEIKSSRNGAIRTDSLGNKQISAVKPLGTHSSALQVKPIDGLPGDTSVSRPRDANRTVSLADETLQTETVTPKKLATPRKASSNILPNSNNELSVDETRENKANKLLSQESKSHKNFTDQHQLSAKTETHEVSNTNSTSLQQGKPDLVEEQDAKTTFNPDKHADELMKVPDESVSKVLDWFQRSSGTEDRNHVPARSQGREHMEEVGFSTRTGALPTEHGGPGLDGKTEVKEELLFGKIKQQNSISSTSFISEDTQLIKQRMKPKKEEENEEKHDKSLTEFDCIRVEEKESGQEIKQQNKKSNLVEYQGHKLLAQKHKSEKAVQEKGRLREIRAFWEGDKTIPGHREKEVSVNTNAPGNGVLKGLRESEKINPAAIYLPNGSDDQSKNMLRSAELSCASQALRNEHQNSFEFGAGHAVERPERTLPSDEEVHEYAELPKASNLQPSVGATSASPKIKDKDEKETPKGRLTACSQQKPSFQVLSLKEKMNEKSKNQISDPSQFQSLRNFWDTRVKLQSSIDRGGVSLPNNTSSRTYERKSKEDKKSRDNVNKQELIEQQTPTSETEKNQKLDSGVCELPLGSPTLKGLDVKRIKNPDSVLQDRKPVISNPQEKMGPPEQEVKECAEKGIVLSKEQHVSLQLLQSPGDKDALKETAVDDWVCLATKKVENKAAPLDISLPKEEVAETVGKVVLPKAELDVFKLGLKKLKEEAFEMPSSLSLQENILKGTVSHSNPCNISEKTGEQSHDASAVDQEEEISKSTGKVNVPSKDEHENRKSLRELIREFEPFRLRHRIVDKDDTLEGSQRPQNGLQNLLRENFASQPSEYRRVGMKTSNDKNSISQSNCVESTHQEDIGHPEEVRETTERSVASPKFSGLNSALEKLLKETSEMPPPKPKRAFNTVQTAPEMEIKGMTYENDGEFLQEIGEIIEKSVAPSRVSGLSSALEKLLKEASETPPPKPKRAFNTVQRTAEMEIKSMTYEHGGDLPQEIDETIEKSVAPSKVSGLSSALEKLLKEVSEVPPRKPKQADSTVQRAAEMEIKGMTYGHDEELLQEITETIEKSVAPSKVSGLSSALEKLLKEVSETSPPKPKHAINTVQRAAEMEIKSMTYEHDGDLPQVVGETIEKSVAPSKVSGLSSALEKLLKEASETSPPKPKHAINTIQRAAEMEIKSMTYEHDGDSPQEIRETIGRSAVSKAECGVFDVNLQKLLKEVSETTASILKNMDKKMEGKIQTSQSVHAAHQQERDHPQEIQETVEKTSVSNIAKFGEFRCSLENLTREASEISSPIPKESHKQERFGDLKVFPSQKETLLMAMSQPYNAFSSYHTEMKTTIKGGVPEQNIETSIHDPAVTETEDSDFPKRNGANNKVEKRNTAPVNLSLLEGDNNMIVIKPFKINEKGRRDESPSLDDSENNSEFKALLKFRRASTPLADGNNSPQPEAAQLSLMFQCEDNDEEEGDGSNLGSRFSDENSDSLSGTRSSICSEEELNPVLMALKRSADRKMPSKSLEDIPSATSNKGKVNNPKEELALSAEDGPKPDQHQERSKNAAGISTVPSQPKKLFSNPEKLKGLSKSVPSFLQEESDDRETDTASESSSSLRRIKKSPSSLTNLSGSSGMASLSSVSGSLMSIYSADFGNVDVKGNIQFAIDYVEQLNELHVLICQCRDLAVADVKRQRSDPYVKTYLLPEKYKLGKRKTSVKKKTFNPVYNEILRYKIEKSLLKNQSLNISVWHNDTFGRNSFLGEVELDLGTWDWSDNSNKQINWFPLKPRTSTMAPELENRGIMKLALQYVPHPVGGKKAPSTGEVHIWVKECRDLPLLRGNRLNSFVKCTILPDTSRKSRQKTRTVAKTTNPVFNHTMVYDGFRPEDLREACVELTVWDHNKLANHFLGGLRIGLGTGKSYGTTVDWMDSTSDETGLWEKMMNSPNTWIEDTLPLRMLMVAKLTK
- the SYTL2 gene encoding synaptotagmin-like protein 2 isoform X4, encoding MSGQWFYEAKSKRHKDKIHGADIIRASMRRKPATLAEVSQNKSNKAKNSWVSNVNREVFVPPELHGIKEHQEEQLKSSSSSKPTISVLDKPGERAMKAAASPLKQRRNPFNFTASGDNLNSGEAENRPAILPQLSNKEILSPSKESEPKPNSVNDETEKHKKPSAEPAAESQKGLLKRPVPKARKLIHKATDPVSQREDHVPKPAERTERINGVGTPPRGILKRSSSSSSTDSEVRVSQMLDVQKKNGLPTATIFEGEAEKNSLTEEAEDSTQISLEKLKQVRFSSSTGKGEPLQSPQPHRGREKGEFDLLESDEIKSSRNGAIRTDSLGNKQISAVKPLGTHSSALQVKPIDGLPGDTSVSRPRDANRTVSLADETLQTETVTPKKLATPRKASSNILPNSNNELSVDETRENKANKLLSQESKSHKNFTDQHQLSAKTETHEVSNTNSTSLQQGKPDLVEEQDAKTTFNPDKHADELMKVPDESVSKVLDWFQRSSGTEDRNHVPARSQGREHMEEVGFSTRTGALPTEHGGPGLDGKTEVKEELLFGKIKQQNSISSTSFISEDTQLIKQRMKPKKEEENEEKHDKSLTEFDCIRVEEKESGQEIKQQNKKSNLVEYQGHKLLAQKHKSEKAVQEKGRLREIRAFWEGDKTIPGHREKEVSVNTNAPGNGVLKGLRESEKINPAAIYLPNGSDDQSKNMLRSAELSCASQALRNEHQNSFEFGAGHAVERPERTLPSDEEVHEYAELPKASNLQPSVGATSASPKIKDKDEKETPKGRLTACSQQKPSFQVLSLKEKMNEKSKNQISDPSQFQSLRNFWDTRVKLQSSIDRGGVSLPNNTSSRTYERKSKEDKKSRDNVNKQELIEQQTPTSETEKNQKLDSGVCELPLGSPTLKGLDVKRIKNPDSVLQDRKPVISNPQEKMGPPEQEVKECAEKGIVLSKEQHVSLQLLQSPGDKDALKETAVDDWVCLATKKVENKAAPLDISLPKEEVAETVGKVVLPKAELDVFKLGLKKLKEEAFEMPSSLSLQENILKGTVSHSNPCNISEKTGEQSHDASAVDQEEEISKSTGKVNVPSKDEHENRKSLRELIREFEPFRLRHRIVDKDDTLEGSQRPQNGLQNLLRENFASQPSEYRRVGMKTSNDKNSISQSNCVESTHQEDIGHPEEVRETTERSVASPKFSGLNSALEKLLKETSEMPPPKPKRAFNTVQTAPEMEIKGMTYENDGEFLQEIGEIIEKSVAPSRVSGLSSALEKLLKEASETPPPKPKRAFNTVQRTAEMEIKSMTYEHGGDLPQEIDETIEKSVAPSKVSGLSSALEKLLKEVSEVPPRKPKQADSTVQRAAEMEIKGMTYGHDEELLQEITETIEKSVAPSKVSGLSSALEKLLKEVSETSPPKPKHAINTVQRAAEMEIKSMTYEHDGDLPQVVGETIEKSVAPSKVSGLSSALEKLLKEASETSPPKPKHAINTIQRAAEMEIKSMTYEHDGDSPQEIRETIGRSAVSKAECGVFDVNLQKLLKEVSETTASILKNMDKKMEGKIQTSQSVHAAHQQERDHPQEIQETVEKTSVSNIAKFGEFRCSLENLTREASEISSPIPKESHKQERFGDLKVFPSQKETLLMAMSQPYNAFSSYHTEMKTTIKGGVPEQNIETSIHDPAVTETEDSDFPKRNGANNKVEKRNTAPVNLSLLEGDNNMIVIKPFKINEKGRRDESPSLDDSENNSEFKALLKFRRASTPLADGNNSPQPEAAQLSLMFQCEDNDEEEGDGSNLGSRFSDENSDSLSGTRSSICSEEELNPVLMALKRSADRKMPSKSLEDIPSATSNKGKVNNPKEELALSAEDGPKPDQHQERSKNAAGISTVPSQPKKLFSNPEKLKGLSKSVPSFLQEESDDRETDTASESSSSLRRIKKSPSSLTNLSGSSGMASLSSVSGSLMSIYSADFGNVDVKGNIQFAIDYVEQLNELHVLICQCRDLAVADVKRQRSDPYVKTYLLPEKYKLGKRKTSVKKKTFNPVYNEILRYKIEKSLLKNQSLNISVWHNDTFGRNSFLGEVELDLGTWDWSDNSNKQINWFPLKPRTSTMAPELENRGIMKLALQYVPHPVGGKKAPSTGEVHIWVKECRDLPLLRGNRLNSFVKCTILPDTSRKSRQKTRTVAKTTNPVFNHTMVYDGFRPEDLREACVELTVWDHNKLANHFLGGLRIGLGTGKSYGTTVDWMDSTSDETGLWEKMMNSPNTWIEDTLPLRMLMVAKLTK